One Gimesia aquarii DNA segment encodes these proteins:
- a CDS encoding DUF1571 domain-containing protein, giving the protein MMRMLKNRSKHHFSNMLASAIFSAAIGILYFSYDPSPADADPNDTGVVASKPVPIPVIAYKPTHQAESGLNINSKKESPKPQQNGVLTGRMALLMNLLLLEKGCRYLETVPDYTTTFSKQEFLGGELSENQVINLKCRHKPFSVYMKWVVGDKGQELLYVDGENDQKMLVKMGGLKGRLVPTLKLDPHGSLALKESRHPITKAGIKALAETIIHFRKKDLDEKLNTECVMLTDQKFDGKDCYCFIAHFANAKESETYRKSVVYIDQKTCLPVFVRGYGWPTDGLASASPEELDEQTLIESYSFTNINMKSELATTDFSKTNKNYRFRR; this is encoded by the coding sequence ATGATGCGCATGCTAAAAAATAGATCAAAACACCATTTTTCGAATATGTTGGCTTCAGCTATCTTTTCGGCGGCGATCGGAATCCTTTATTTTAGTTATGATCCTTCTCCTGCAGATGCTGATCCTAATGACACTGGTGTTGTTGCAAGCAAGCCAGTTCCCATTCCTGTCATAGCCTATAAACCAACACATCAGGCTGAATCAGGGCTAAATATCAATTCAAAAAAGGAAAGTCCGAAGCCTCAGCAGAATGGGGTTTTGACGGGCCGAATGGCTTTATTAATGAACTTGCTGCTATTGGAAAAAGGCTGCCGCTATCTGGAGACTGTTCCCGATTACACAACAACATTTTCGAAGCAGGAATTCCTAGGTGGTGAACTGTCAGAGAACCAGGTCATTAATCTGAAGTGTCGTCATAAACCATTTAGTGTTTATATGAAATGGGTCGTGGGTGACAAAGGGCAGGAATTACTTTATGTCGATGGCGAAAATGATCAAAAAATGCTTGTTAAAATGGGAGGGCTAAAAGGTCGATTGGTACCAACCTTAAAACTTGACCCCCACGGTTCACTGGCCTTAAAAGAATCTCGACACCCAATTACGAAGGCCGGAATCAAGGCTCTGGCTGAAACGATCATTCATTTTCGTAAAAAAGATCTTGATGAAAAACTTAATACGGAATGTGTCATGCTGACCGACCAAAAATTTGACGGGAAAGACTGCTATTGTTTTATAGCTCATTTTGCTAACGCAAAAGAGTCAGAAACTTATCGTAAGTCGGTCGTTTACATTGATCAAAAAACTTGTCTGCCAGTTTTTGTCAGGGGATATGGTTGGCCAACAGATGGCCTGGCGAGTGCATCGCCAGAGGAACTGGATGAACAGACTCTGATTGAGTCCTATTCATTCACAAACATCAATATGAAATCAGAGTTGGCAACAACAGACTTCAGTAAAACAAACAAGAATTATCGCTTTCGCAGATAA